The DNA window CTGCCCGGCTCCGGCACCACCTTGGCGGCGGTCGAGATCACCGGCACCGCGATGCGCGGCTACCACATCGGCGACTCGAGCATTTTCGTCGTCGGCCAGCGCGGAAAACTCAAGCTCCGGAGCGTGTCCCACTCTCCGGTCGGATTCGCGGTCGAGGCCGGACTGCTCGGCGAGGACGAAGCGCTGCTGCACGACGAGCTCCATCTGGTTTCGAACATGGTCGGCTCGCCCGAGATGAGGATCGAACTCGGTGCCCCGCTGGAGCTGGCTCGTTTCGACACCGTGCTCGTCGCCAGCGACGGCCTCACCGACAACCTGACCGTCAGCGAGATCATCGAATCCATCCGCAAGGGTCCGCTCCGGGAAGGTGTCGCCCGGCTGGTCGAACTCGCCCTTTCCCGGATGAACTCCGAAGACACCGGGCAGCCCGGCAAGCCGGACGACCTCAGCCTGATCGCCTACCGCCGCGACCGTTCGCAAAAAGGTTGATCATCATTCATCGGAATCACGGCTCGCCGCCGACAGACTGACATGGGGAGACTGCAGCCATGAAATGTGTCCAGGTCCGCGAGTTCGCTCAGCCCCTCGAACTGGCCGAGGTCGCGGAGCCGAGCCCGCCACCGGGAGGCGTAGTGATCGAGGTGAAGGCGGCCGGCCTGTGCCGCAGCGACTGGCATGCATGGCAAGGGCATGATGCGGACATACGCTCCCTTCCCCATATTCCCGGACATGAGTTCTCAGGGACGGTCGTCGCGGTCGGACGAGGAGTGGAACGCTGGCAACCGGGCGACCGGGTCACAGCCCCCTTCGCCTGTGGCTGCGGTAGTTGCCCCGAGTGCGCTTCCGGAAACTCGCAGGTCTGCCCCAGTCAGTATCAGCCAGGCTTTTCCGGACCTGGCGTGTTTGCCGAGTTGGTCGCGTTGCCGCATGCGGACCACAATCTCGTCGGACTTCCCAAGTCCGTCGGCTTTGGCGAGGCCGCCTCTCTCGGATGCCGCTTCGCCACCGCCTTCCGCGCTCTCGCTCATGCCGACCAAGCCGCGCTGAGGCCCGGCGAAACTCTAGCCGTCTTCGGTTGCGGAGGCGTGGGTCTTTCCGCAGTCATGATCGGCGCGGCACTTGGAGCCGAAGTCATCGCGATCGACCTGCGCACCGAGGCCCTGCAGCAAGCCCGGGAGTTCGGCGCCGCCCATGTGTTGAATGCCGGTGATCTGGAGGGCATCGCCGAATGGACCCACGGCCGCGGCGTGAACGTGGCGGTCGATGCGATCGGCAGCCGCGAAACCTGCATTCAGGCGATCCACTCCCTCGCACCGCGTGGCAGGCACATCCAGATCGGACTGATGTTCGGCGACGACGCCGCACCTGCCCTGCCGATGCCGTCCATCATCGCCAAGGAGCTGAGAGTCATCGGAAGCCACGGCATGGCGGCATCGAGATATCCGGAGATGCTCGAAATGGTGGCGTCCGGACGGCTGTCCCCTGCCCGACTGGTGTCCCGCTCGATCGCGCTTCACGAGGTGCCTGCGGCACTTGAGGCGATGGGACGTCATCAAGGCGCCCCGGGCATCACGCTGGTCGAGCGATTCGAGTAGGCTGCCCCGACCACCGGAGTCAGGCCTATGAGTCCGCCACTCAGTCCTTCAGGTTCGCCTCAAGGAATGCCCACTGGTCCGCGGCGAGATCGATGACCTTGTCGAGCGCGGTGCCGGCGCCGTGGCCGGCGCTGGTGTCGATGCGGATCAGGACCGGCGGGGCGTCGGACGGCTGGCACGCCTGAAGACGGGCGGCGAATTTGAAGCTATGGGCAGGGACGACGCGGTCATCGTGATCGGCGGTCGTGACGAGCGTGGCGGGATAACGGATGCCGGGCTTCAGGTTGTGGTAGGGCGAGATCTTCAGCAGGTTCGCGAACTCCTCGGGGTCCTCGGGATCGCCGTAGTCGCGCTTCCACGCCCAGCCGATCGTGAACTTGTGGAAGCGGAGCAGGTCCATGACACCAACCGCCGGCAGGCATGCGCCAAACAGCTCGGGGCGCTGGGTCATGCAGGCCCCGACGAGCAGGCCGCCATTGCTCCCGCCCTGGATCGCCAGTTTTTTACGGGAAGTGTAGTGGTTCTCGGTCAGCCACTCGGCAACAGCGATGAAGTCGTCGTAGCTGTTCTGCTTCTTGAGCTTGATCGCGGACTCGTGCCATTCCTTGCCGTACTCGCCACCCCCGCGGATGCAGGCGAGGACAAAGATTCCGCCGCGTTCGAGCCAGACGGCGCGGCTGACGGAGAACCCGGGAGTCATCGGGATATTGAAGCCACCGTATCCGTAGAGCAACGCGCGGTTGGAACCATCAAGTCCGATCCCCTTTTGGTGAACGATGAATGCGGGGACCTTGGTTCCATCCTTGCTCGGAACGAAGACCTGCTTCGCCACGTAGCCCGAGCCGTCGAAGTCGATGTCAGGTTTGCGCCACAACTCGCTTTTGCCGGAGGCGATCTCGTAGCGGTAGATGGCACCGGGGTCGGTGAACGAGCTGAAGCCATAGAAGGTGTGGGTGTCGTCGAGCCGGCCACGAAACCCGCCAGCCGAGCCAAGCCCCGGAAGATCAACATCGCGCACGTGCTTGCCTTCGAGGTCGTGCACTCGAATCACGCTGCGGGCGTCCTTCAGGTATCCGCAGACAAGATGACCGCCAACGAGCGAGACTTCGTCGAGGTTTTCAGCCGTCTGCGGAATGACTTCCTGCCAACCGTCACGAGCCGGTTTTTCGATATCGATCGCAATGACCCGGTAGCGCGGGGCATCGAGATTGGTGCGGTAGAAAAAGCGGGAGCCGACGTTTCCGATGAAACCGTAGGCGGCATCGGCATCCTTCAGCAGCTCGACGATCTCGCCGTCGCCGCCTTCCCCCCCGAGCTTTTGGTAAAACGAGCGGTTGCTGGTCGACGTGCCGTCGAACACGTGGATCACGAGGAACTTGCCGTCATCCGTGACACCGCCCCCGAACCCCCAACCGGGGTGGTCCTTCCGACGGTAAACCAGCCGGTCTTCGGACTGGGGTGTGCCGACCTTGTGAAACCACAACTGGTGATTCTCGTTCTTGGCGGTCAGCTCGGCATTGTCCCCCGGAGCATCGTAGCGGCTGTAGTAGAATCCGGAGCCGTCCGGCAGCCACGAGATCCCGCTGAACTTCACCCATTGCAGATGGTCATCGAGATCCTTGCCGGTCGACACGTCGCGAATCCGGATTTCGTTCCAGTCGCTACCGCCACGGGACAGTGCCCATGCGAGCAGCTTCCCGTCCTCGCTGGGAGCCCAGTCGGCGAGCGAGACGGTGCCGTCTTCGGACAATGTATTGGGATCGAGCAAGAGCTCCGGCTCACCCCCGAGCGACGCCGAGGTCTTCAGCACGCTCTGATTTTGCAGACCGGAGTTGTGGGTGAAGAACCAGCGCCCGCCGAACTCCCGCGGTGTCCCGATGCGCTCGAAATTGAGCAACCCGGCGACACGATCGTGGATCTCCTGACGCTGGGTGAGGTCGGCAAGGTAGGCTTGGGTAACCTCGTTCTGTGCCGTCACCCACGCCTTCGTTTCCTCGGAATTGTCGTCCTCGAGCCAACGGTAGGGATCGGCGACTTCGCTGCCATGGAGCGTCTCGACAGTCTCTTCGGTCCGGGTGTCGGGGTAGGAAATGGCGGTGGCAAGTGCGATCAAAGCGGCGGTCATGGACTGCCGGACTCTGGCATGGAAACGGGCGGCGTCACGGCCAAGGACCGACTTTTTCAGGCGCAGTCGATGCCGCACCTCGGCCACGGCGTGCGGGATTTTCCTCCGAAATGAAAAACGCCGGCCCCATGGAGCGGGACCGGCGTTTTAATTCGATCATGCCGGCAACCGGATTACTCGGTGGCCTGCAGGCGGCCGAACAGCCGACCTCCTCCCCCGGCGGCTGCCGCATCAATGGTCGCCGTCACGCTGTTGAGCGGAGTGCCTGGCGTCACCGTGAAACTCACATTGCTGGCAGGTCCCCCGCTCGCGTCCCGCACTTCCACTCCCGTCGGTGACGGCGTCCATGTGCCAAGGTCGGTTCCGTGCTGCACATACAGCTTCGCCGTGCCGCGGTCGGCGACCGGCAGGCAGCTGAAGTTCAGCTCCAGTCCGCCGGCGGTTTCGGTCACCGTCGGCAGCAGGCCCGCCGCGTTGGCGTCGACATTCGGATTGGCCGCACCGAGCAGGAAGGCGAGGCCGTCCTTCACCCCGTCGCCGTTGGCGTCGCCTTCGAAGGTCACGCCCGTCGCTCCGTCCAGCACCGACCAGTCCGCGAACGGATCGCCCGCGACCACCTCCGGTCCTGTCAGCACCGTGCCGAGTCCGCGGCCGTTGCTCGAATACCATTCATACTCGAGCACGTCGTACACGCCGTCGGTCACGAAATCGATCTCCGCCACGTAGTATTCCCCGTTGTTGGCCGCATCGCCGTTGCCTCCTCCGAGGACGCTGTGCGCGTCGTCGATCACGATGTCCGCACCCACGTTGTCGAGGTCGTGCAGGATGATCCTGAGCGTCGGCGTCGAGTTATACGCGCCGTAGTAGATGTGCACCGACCCCGACGCCAGACCGCTGATGTCCACCAGACCCTTCGCTCCCTGCCAGTCCCGGTAGCCGTAGTTGCCCACACTGGCGAATCCGCTGGCGCCCGTGCCGTCGCCGGTCGCCAGATCCGCTCCGGGATCGTTCCCCGTCCACAGCCTCATCTGCTGCTGGCCGAAGCCGTCGAAGGTCACGTCGTCGGTCTCGTAGGTGATGCGCCCAGGCTCCCCGCCCTCTCCGGCGGTGCCGCTGACGCTGTTGTTGCTGTTGCCCAGCATCTTGTAGGCGATGACAGGACCGGTGTAGTTGCGCACTCCCGCGGGCTTCGGTGTCCCGGTCGGATCGTTGGCGCAGTACCAGCCCGTGCCCGGATTGTCCTCATTGACCGAGACGTGGAAGTAGCGACCCTCGCCGCTCCCCGTCGTGTTCGGATTGAGCTGCGACGCGATGGTCGTCTGGAAGTCGTTGGTAACGCTTCCCGCGTTGGCCACAGGATCGTTCACCGTCAGCGTGTTGTCCGAGGGAATCGCCGTCGTCGTGTCGAGGTCGTTGCCGTTGAGGTCCGAGATCACCGCGCTCGCCACGATCTCCAGGGTCAGGCTGCCCGACGTGCCGCCGGTCGATACCTCGACCTCGTAAACCGCGGGGTCGCCCGTGGCGTTCACGGCGTCGACGGTGACCGGCACGCTGCCGGCGCTCGCACCGAAATCGGAGGTCTCGACCGAACCCGCGTCGATCGGCTCGCTGAAGGTCACCGTGTAGACCAGGCGTCCGGAGACGTTGGTCAGGATCGGCAGCGGGTGCGTGTTGTCCGCGAAGGTCGTCACGCTCGGTGGCGTGTCGTCGATGGTGAATTCCCACGCGTCCGGATCGGCAAGACCCGCATAGGGGTTGAGGGCGCGGTCCGTCAGCGCTCCGGCATCGATCTCGATGTGGTAGGTGGCGCTGGGCAGTCCGCCGGTCGGGCTGATCGTCAGCGTGTTGCCCGAAAGCACCACTTGGGGATCCGGGAGGGTGATCGTCGTCGTTCCCGGCGTCGTCTCATTGACGATGCGGATGTCGCCGGTTCCGATATAGATCTCCTCATCGAAGGTGGCGACCCGCTCGATGCTGCTTCCCGACGCGTTGTCGGTGGAAACCAGCAGCGGTGCGACCGTGTCGAGCGGAAGAACGTCCGCGGAGGTCGCGCCGAAGCGGAGCTCGTCAAACTCGGGAACGTTGTTCTGACCGGTTCCTCCGCGCTTGCCCGCGATGCTGATCGTATCGAAGGCGTTGTCCGCGTTGACGGTGCCGAGCTGGTCGAAATTGGCGGTCAGCGTGGCGACCACCGGCCCCAGGTTCAGGTCCTTGTCCGGAATATACACCTCGAAAATGTCATTATCGACGGCGGTCCCGGGATTGGGATCGAACGCACCCCACGTGATCTTGCCGACCACGAGGACCGTCGATCCCTCGGGGCCCCAGGATACCCCGGAAGGGGTCCGCTTCTCGGCACCGCCGCTGCCGTCGCTGTCGTTGTTCCAGAGCTGGAGACGGTCCGAAGTGCCGTTGTTGCCCTGGTTCACCACGAAGGTGAAGCCGCTGCCGGTGTTGCCGCCGATTCGGTCGAAGCCGTCGGCACCCCCGGTGCCGAGGGCAAGATACGTCGTCCGTTCGTTGGTCGACGCGCTCGTGTCCGGATGCTTCTGAATCAGCGCGCTGACCCAGAGCGTGGCTCCGTCATTCATCAGGCCCGCGTCGGTCAGGGTGCTGCCCGGGCTGATCTCGTTGTTGATGATTCCGTTGCCCACACCCGGGTTGGCGGTGGCACGCCCGCCCTGGTAGCCGAGCTTGCCGTAGGTCAGGCTGCTGTCCGCCACGAGCGCTTCGGCATTCCACGTGCCGGTAAGACCCAAACCGGGAGTGTTCCCGCTCAACGTCGAATCCAGGTCCGCAAACGGCTCGTAGACGAGTGGGAGCCCGGTGGCAGCGTCGGTGGTCGCGGACTCCAGCGGTGACAATCCGGTTTCGTTCTGGTCCGGCGACTTGTCGCGGGCCTTGACCTGGTACGAATAGGTGGTCGACGGATCCAGACCGGTATCGATGTAGACCGCGCTGTCCTGCCAGCCGCTGTCGTCACCACCCGGGTTACCGGTGGTCTCCTCAAAGTAATACTCCACCCCGCTCGGGTCGCTCGCCGTGCTGGCGGTCATGGTGATCGTTGTATCGGAGGTCGCGGCGGGAACCGACACCCACGTCATCGGGTCAGGTGTCGGCGGCATGTTGTCCACGACGGTCGTAGTAGCGGACTCGAGTGACGACACTCCGGTTTCGTTGTTGTTGGACGACTTGTCGCGCGCCCTGACCTGATACGAATAGGTCGTCGACGGATCCAGGCCGGTGTCGATGTAGGTCGCGCTGTCCTGCCAACCGCTGTCGGTTCCGCCGGGATTGCCGGAGGTTTCGTCGAAGTAATACTCCACTCCGCTCGCGTCACTCGCCGTGCTGGCGGTCATGCTGATCTGGTCTTCGCCCAGCGCAACAGGCACGCTTGCCCAAGTCATTGGATCGGGTGTCGGCGCGGTGGTGTCATTGACGTCGACCACCACGTCGGCATAGGTCGCGCCGAAGCGGATTTCGTCGACCTCGGGAACGCCCAGATTCGGACGACCACCGGTGAAGGAGATCGTATTGAAGGCATTCGCGGGATCCGCCACGCCAAGCTGATCGAAATCCGCGGCAATCGTGGAAATCGGTGCACCTTGAACAAGGTCCGTGCCGGGCAGATAAAGCTCGAACACATCATCTTCGACGCCGAACTCCCCCCATGTGATCTTCCCAACCGCGAGGAAAGTCGCGTTGTCGGCAACGGTCACTGTCGAGCCTCTCGTCGCCCCACCGGTGCCATCGCTGCCGTCGTTCCAAGCCTGGGCCGTAACCCCGCCCGGACTGACCTTGCTCACAGCCACGGTGAAACCGCTGCCCGCATTGCCTCCGATCCGGTCGAAGCCGTCGGCGTTGCCGGTGCCGAGAGCAAGATAGGTCCGGTTGTCCGTCGTGGGAGCGGGATCGGAATTGTAGTTCACGATCAGCGCGCTGAACCAAAGGGTGGAGCCGTCGACCATCAGGCCGGCATCGGTCAGGGTGGTGCCGGGCGAGATTCCGTTCTGTTGGAACTGCCCACCTCCGGTCGTCACCCGACCGCCCGAAGTTGCGAGGCTGCCGTAAGACAAGCTACCCGGCGAAACGGCCGACGCCGCGCTCCAGGTGCCTGACAAGCCGAGTCCCGGAGTATTGCCGTTGAGGGTGGGGTCAAGATCGTCGAAGGGCTCGTAAACCAACGGCCCGGGTGGAGGGGGGGCGAGAGTGGTCGCGACAGTCGGCGCCGAAGGAGCGGTCTCGGTCGCCGCTACCGCCTTGTCGCGCGCCTTGACCTCATACGTGTAGCTGGTCGATGGGTCGAGGTTGACGTCCGTCCATTTCGGACTGTCCTGCCAACCGCTTTCGTGGCCGCTGATGGTGGTGTTGGTGAAGTAGTATTCCACTCCGCTCGGGTCACTCGCAGTCGTGGCAGTCATCGTGATGACGCGGCTTGAGAGAGGCGTTGGAGCAATGGCCCAAGTCACCGGGTTTGGCGTCGGCGCGGTGGTGTCAGCCGGAGTGGTCGAAGTGGATTCCACCGTCGACCATGCGGTCTCGTTCTGGTCCGGCGACTTGTCCCGCGCCTTGACGCGGTAGGAATAGCTCGTCGAGTTGTTGAGTCCGGTGTCCAGGTAGGTCGGACTGTTCTGCCAGCCGCTGTCATCCCCACCTGGATTGCCGGAGGTTTCCTCGAAGTAGTACTCCACCCCGATGATGTCGGTCGCGGTGGTTGCGGCCATCGTGATCTCCCCCTCGCCTGCAGCGGTCGGCGTGGTTGCCCAGGTCAACGGGCTCGGGTCCGGTGGTGTGGTGTCTCCACCGTCCAGCAGCACCCGCATGTGGGTGGCCATCGACTGGCCGATCAGGAAGTAGCTCTCCGCGTTTCGATTCCAGTGGTAGCCTTGGTCGGCAGGTGACTCCGAGGCTTCCCGCCAGAACTCCCGCGTGTCGACGACCGCGACATTGTCCTCAAACGCCGGATACTTGACGAAGTCCTCCATCGCCAGCTGGGCATCCATCAATGCCAGTGCATTGGTGCCGGTTTCGCCAGGCCCGCCGATGCCGGTGGTGGCAATGACGAAGGGAATGTCGGCCCCGCTCGGGTGGATGGCGGCCAGATCCGTGCGCACGTCATTGATGAAATTCTCCATGTTGGCCTCGTACTCCGCCACCGCGGTTCCGTTGACGCGGTCATTCCATCCCTGGTGCCATCCGAACCCTGCAAGCTCGTAGCTGCCGATGGTCGCGTAATCCGGGAAGTAGGTCGACAGGTTGGCGAGCGCATCAGTGACATCACTGATCATCTGCTGGTACCAGAATCCCTGATCCCCGGCCGCCACGGGCGGATTCACGCTCCACCCGGAAGTGGGGGGACGGAAATCGACATACAGGCTCTTGCCGCCCCAGGCGGTCTTGATGAGCAACACCTGCTCCCCGAGATAGTCGCCCAATTCCACCCCGAACTGCAGTTCCGGGCCGATGGTGTCGGCTGCGACACCGTAGCCTGCGGAAAGTTCGCCATTCAGCAAGGTCGTGCCGCCCCGCTTGTAGGAGATCCAGACATCGTCCCGCAAGGCCCAGCTGGCACCGTCCTTGAGATGCCCGTAGTTGGCCGGATCGTTGGTGACGAGGTAATCCAGCGTCCCTTGGGAGAAGGCCGGGTTCATCTCACCATGCCCCTCCATGTTCGATTGGCCCGCAAGGATGAACACCTTCAGGGGCGGTTGCGGGGCCGTTCCGGTGGTCGTCCCGGAGGACTCCTCGGAAGGCGCCGAAGTGTTCTGCGCCGCGCTCTTGTCGCGGACGGTCACGGTATAGCCGTAGGTCGTGCCCGGCGTCAGGCCGGTATCGGTATAACTCGGGCTGTCCTGCCAACCGCTGTCGTTTCCTCCTCCGGAAGTACAAGTGAAGTAGTACTCCACACCCGACGGGTCAACCGCGGTCATCGCGGTCATGGTGATCGACGTATCGCCGGCGGGTGCCGGGGCGCTCGACCAGATCGCGGGATCAAGGAAGGGCGGCGTCACATCGGGGCCGCCCGAATCGACGAGATCAACGGTCACCGTCTCGTAGGCTTCGGTGAGCCCGCGCGAGTCGGACATCGTCACCTCGAACTGATAGGTTCCCGTCGTTCCATCGAACAAAACGGCGCTCGCCGTGGCGTCGGTGCCGTTCGGCGTGATGGTCACCGCTCCCGGACCGGCGGTCTGGGTCCAGGTAAAGATGCTGTCGCCCTCGGCGAGGTCGGTCGCCGTCACCCGCAGCGTGGTCCAGTTGGCGGTGACATCGACGGTCGGGTCATCGGCCGCGGCCGACGCGATGCTCTTGAAGACGAACGGTGACGACGGAGTCGGGTCGGCGTCGATGGCATCGAGCACCGCCTGCGCTTCCTCCACCGTGCCTCCCGTCAGGTATCGCTGGGCAAAGGCGACCACATCCGGGTCGGGGGTCACCAAGGTCGAGGAACCATCATACAAGACCAGCCCGTTCAGCAGGTTCTCATGAAAGCCGCCCCACCCGTTCGAGTTGTCCATCGCGCGCATCGCCGCTGGAACAGCCTCCGCCACCAGGCTTCTCGCCATGGCCTGCATCGCCTCGTTGCGAACGCCAAGGCTGAACATCCGGTCGGCGGGCGACTCAAGGGCGACCATGTCCACCAACTCGGGCGCCATCAGTTCCACCTCGGCAGGAGTGAGCACCTTGAAAAGGTTGCTGATTCGCCCGCGCGCATTCCCGGTCGGATGTCGCGCAGCCACCTTCAGGGCGTCGAAGAACAGTCCGCTTCCCACCTCGGAGATGAGAGTGTCCATTTCGGACCGGTTGTTGGCGAAAGCCCCGCCTCCGAAAATGGCGGTGATCAACGCCGCCTGATCGAGTTGCAGCGGATCATCGGGGTCGGCAGGGAAAGCGGCCCGGGCGCGGGAAACCAGCGTGGTCATCATCGTGGACCGGTAGGGCACCTTGTGCGAGCCGTGAAACTTGTGGAGCGCCTTTGCCGCGAGGGTCCGGACGTAGCCGTCGTCGTCTTCGAGCAGGGATACCAGTTGGCCCGTGAAGCCGGTGTCATCGGTCTCGCCGATGGCCTGGATCGCTCCGTAGCGCGAGGTCCCTCCCAAATCCAGCGCCTTGGCCCGGAGATCGTCGCGGGTGGCGGTGTCGATGGTCCTCCCTCCGAGTTCTTCCGACGCCAACCGGCGGACCTTGGCCGACCAGACACCGAGATCATCCACCAGCTCCGCGGTGGTCCGCGCGGTCGCGTCGTAGTCCTCGACATCCATGGAGTCCGTGATCTGGCCCGCGGTAAGGGCCAGCGCGCCGGTGCTGTCCCGCCCGGTGATGTGGAGACTCTCCAAAGGCAGCGCGTAGGTCAGCAGCATGGCGGTGCTCATGCGGAAGTTGTAGTACTCGCTTCCGTTCGGCGCGCGGTTCTCGCTGAAGGAATCGTAATCGAATCCACCGTCCCAGCGGCGGTGCAGATCGAGCATCCAGCTGATCTTGCCGAAGTACTCCTGGACCGCCGACGGGCCGCCCCTTTGCACTCCCATCGGCGCCCAGAGGTAGTTGAAGAATGCCCCGGTGTGCCCCACGTCACGATCGGTATCGCCGGATGCCAACGCCATTTTCACAAAGAACTCGGCCTGATCCTCGTAGACCGGATCGTTGTCCAGGACGATGGCGGCCAGCGCGCACTTGCCGTTGTTCTCGTGCCTGGGATCGTAGGCCTCGTGCTCGCCATAGGGTATGGAACCCCGGTTCACATAAGAGGCGTAGAACATCTTCGCCCGATCGATCATCTCGTCGACCGCGGGATCATTGACACCGCACTGCTTCGCCAACTGCACCCCGAGCAGGCACGGCATTCCGACCGAGTTGACCACTCCGTAGCCGGTGTTGACCGGGCGGTACGGGTTTGATGCATCATACGCCCCTTGCCGGAGGGAGTGCGCCATCGTGCCGTAGTGGCTGACTCCCTTGGCGAGGTTGATGGCCAGGGCTTCGATCGTCGGAAATACCAGCGCGTCCCCGGTGATCAGGTAGTATTCCCCCAGAAGGATCAGCTCGTGAACCCGGCCCCAAGGAGCCGAGTAAGCGGTGGACGCCGTGTAGTTCCGCAAGTCATCGAGCTCGGACGCGCTTTTGATCAGCGCCCGCGCCTCGGTCTCGGCGGCCTGTAGGTAGAGAGCCCGGTCCGGAAAGAAGTCATCCTGCGCGGCAAGAAGACTCAAGACTCCCATCCGGTATCTGCCGGAGCTCTCGTTGTTGTAGTAGTAGTCCATCCCCTCCTCGAGGATCTTCTCCGACTTCGGACAACTGTAGGGCGCCGTGGCGGTGTAGGCGCCCATGGTGCGCAGGGTCAGGGTGACCGTAGTCTGCACCCCGGCGCGCCACCGGATCAGCTGGAGGTCGGCCGGCGTCTGCGCCTCGGCGTCGGCAATCGCCGCAGCCAGAGCTCTCCGCGCATCAATGCCAAACAAGGCAGGGGCCGCAGCGGTTCCGCTCGCGCCCAGGATGAGGTCGTCGGGCAGGAAAACTCCGTCCGCAGGCGAACCCGCATCCACTTCGCGCACCTGGATCTGCCGACTCTCGACCGATCCGTTGATTCCACCCCCGGTGGTGTCGTAGTAGACCCAACCCCGCATTCCGGTCGGACCGAGATTCCAAGTCGTTGTCAGGTTGTCGGGAATGAGTTCACCAGCGGTCAGGTCCGGCGGGGCGGCCGGGACCGAGGTGATGCCAAGGAAGAGGGTGGCAATGACTGCGATGGGGCCGGCGACGCGGTTCCGTGAGCGGGTCATGGGTGTATGGGTGTTTTGTTTGGATCCCGAAGCCCGGACCGACGGTATGGCCGCACAGGATGGTGCAAACGGTTGGGACTCGAGGGGTGTTTCTGTTT is part of the Haloferula helveola genome and encodes:
- a CDS encoding DUF6288 domain-containing protein, producing MTRSRNRVAGPIAVIATLFLGITSVPAAPPDLTAGELIPDNLTTTWNLGPTGMRGWVYYDTTGGGINGSVESRQIQVREVDAGSPADGVFLPDDLILGASGTAAAPALFGIDARRALAAAIADAEAQTPADLQLIRWRAGVQTTVTLTLRTMGAYTATAPYSCPKSEKILEEGMDYYYNNESSGRYRMGVLSLLAAQDDFFPDRALYLQAAETEARALIKSASELDDLRNYTASTAYSAPWGRVHELILLGEYYLITGDALVFPTIEALAINLAKGVSHYGTMAHSLRQGAYDASNPYRPVNTGYGVVNSVGMPCLLGVQLAKQCGVNDPAVDEMIDRAKMFYASYVNRGSIPYGEHEAYDPRHENNGKCALAAIVLDNDPVYEDQAEFFVKMALASGDTDRDVGHTGAFFNYLWAPMGVQRGGPSAVQEYFGKISWMLDLHRRWDGGFDYDSFSENRAPNGSEYYNFRMSTAMLLTYALPLESLHITGRDSTGALALTAGQITDSMDVEDYDATARTTAELVDDLGVWSAKVRRLASEELGGRTIDTATRDDLRAKALDLGGTSRYGAIQAIGETDDTGFTGQLVSLLEDDDGYVRTLAAKALHKFHGSHKVPYRSTMMTTLVSRARAAFPADPDDPLQLDQAALITAIFGGGAFANNRSEMDTLISEVGSGLFFDALKVAARHPTGNARGRISNLFKVLTPAEVELMAPELVDMVALESPADRMFSLGVRNEAMQAMARSLVAEAVPAAMRAMDNSNGWGGFHENLLNGLVLYDGSSTLVTPDPDVVAFAQRYLTGGTVEEAQAVLDAIDADPTPSSPFVFKSIASAAADDPTVDVTANWTTLRVTATDLAEGDSIFTWTQTAGPGAVTITPNGTDATASAVLFDGTTGTYQFEVTMSDSRGLTEAYETVTVDLVDSGGPDVTPPFLDPAIWSSAPAPAGDTSITMTAMTAVDPSGVEYYFTCTSGGGNDSGWQDSPSYTDTGLTPGTTYGYTVTVRDKSAAQNTSAPSEESSGTTTGTAPQPPLKVFILAGQSNMEGHGEMNPAFSQGTLDYLVTNDPANYGHLKDGASWALRDDVWISYKRGGTTLLNGELSAGYGVAADTIGPELQFGVELGDYLGEQVLLIKTAWGGKSLYVDFRPPTSGWSVNPPVAAGDQGFWYQQMISDVTDALANLSTYFPDYATIGSYELAGFGWHQGWNDRVNGTAVAEYEANMENFINDVRTDLAAIHPSGADIPFVIATTGIGGPGETGTNALALMDAQLAMEDFVKYPAFEDNVAVVDTREFWREASESPADQGYHWNRNAESYFLIGQSMATHMRVLLDGGDTTPPDPSPLTWATTPTAAGEGEITMAATTATDIIGVEYYFEETSGNPGGDDSGWQNSPTYLDTGLNNSTSYSYRVKARDKSPDQNETAWSTVESTSTTPADTTAPTPNPVTWAIAPTPLSSRVITMTATTASDPSGVEYYFTNTTISGHESGWQDSPKWTDVNLDPSTSYTYEVKARDKAVAATETAPSAPTVATTLAPPPPGPLVYEPFDDLDPTLNGNTPGLGLSGTWSAASAVSPGSLSYGSLATSGGRVTTGGGQFQQNGISPGTTLTDAGLMVDGSTLWFSALIVNYNSDPAPTTDNRTYLALGTGNADGFDRIGGNAGSGFTVAVSKVSPGGVTAQAWNDGSDGTGGATRGSTVTVADNATFLAVGKITWGEFGVEDDVFELYLPGTDLVQGAPISTIAADFDQLGVADPANAFNTISFTGGRPNLGVPEVDEIRFGATYADVVVDVNDTTAPTPDPMTWASVPVALGEDQISMTASTASDASGVEYYFDETSGNPGGTDSGWQDSATYIDTGLDPSTTYSYQVRARDKSSNNNETGVSSLESATTTVVDNMPPTPDPMTWVSVPAATSDTTITMTASTASDPSGVEYYFEETTGNPGGDDSGWQDSAVYIDTGLDPSTTYSYQVKARDKSPDQNETGLSPLESATTDAATGLPLVYEPFADLDSTLSGNTPGLGLTGTWNAEALVADSSLTYGKLGYQGGRATANPGVGNGIINNEISPGSTLTDAGLMNDGATLWVSALIQKHPDTSASTNERTTYLALGTGGADGFDRIGGNTGSGFTFVVNQGNNGTSDRLQLWNNDSDGSGGAEKRTPSGVSWGPEGSTVLVVGKITWGAFDPNPGTAVDNDIFEVYIPDKDLNLGPVVATLTANFDQLGTVNADNAFDTISIAGKRGGTGQNNVPEFDELRFGATSADVLPLDTVAPLLVSTDNASGSSIERVATFDEEIYIGTGDIRIVNETTPGTTTITLPDPQVVLSGNTLTISPTGGLPSATYHIEIDAGALTDRALNPYAGLADPDAWEFTIDDTPPSVTTFADNTHPLPILTNVSGRLVYTVTFSEPIDAGSVETSDFGASAGSVPVTVDAVNATGDPAVYEVEVSTGGTSGSLTLEIVASAVISDLNGNDLDTTTAIPSDNTLTVNDPVANAGSVTNDFQTTIASQLNPNTTGSGEGRYFHVSVNEDNPGTGWYCANDPTGTPKPAGVRNYTGPVIAYKMLGNSNNSVSGTAGEGGEPGRITYETDDVTFDGFGQQQMRLWTGNDPGADLATGDGTGASGFASVGNYGYRDWQGAKGLVDISGLASGSVHIYYGAYNSTPTLRIILHDLDNVGADIVIDDAHSVLGGGNGDAANNGEYYVAEIDFVTDGVYDVLEYEWYSSNGRGLGTVLTGPEVVAGDPFADWSVLDGATGVTFEGDANGDGVKDGLAFLLGAANPNVDANAAGLLPTVTETAGGLELNFSCLPVADRGTAKLYVQHGTDLGTWTPSPTGVEVRDASGGPASNVSFTVTPGTPLNSVTATIDAAAAGGGGRLFGRLQATE